ATGTCATCCGATGTACATCGTATTTTCTTCCACTGATGTTttctaaatctatatatataaaagaaagttgtgtttgttacaacacttataactcgagaacggctggaccgattgccatggtttttgatttgttggatttgtttccgtcccgaatagcagaataagcaataaaatatcggataagttatcgaataacaacaaataaattaattaattttacgaatgcaaaaaccatatggtgccatctgttgacaaaactacgcatcattttacgtcgaattcgtgtcagttcaagaaattccgatcttgaggtgaatgaggagatgcataaccatgctttgatcctgatcaaaagatgttggatatcagaaagtgcttaacatgcagtatcgccatattgacgctagagagaagatgcctaatgtgtaaaactgccattcttctttcgcaatggcaagcaataaaacatttctatatttgcaaaaaagttgtattaatgtaatacttaacattaatgaaatcctaaaataagttaaattaaagtaacaacgatacaatataaggttgtagggcggaacgaagttagccaggtcagctagtaataaattaaatgtaagttgtatttcatttatattttcaaataattaatctgTTTAGAATACCGTGTCCCGGGCACCGCAGCGCCAGGTGGATTGTGCGCGTTTACATATCGTTCGGAAGCTAAAAAGAGAGGAGAGTTTAATTCCCCACGTTATCCATCTAACTATCCCTCTTACACCAATTGCACGTATACGCTCGTCGCAACACCAAACGAACAAGTGACTGTTGTCTTCGATCACTTTAAAGTTAGAGCTGATGCTTGGAATGCCACTGCTGGGTTATATGGGTAAGTTTAAAAGAATCCTAATCAGTATGAAAGTAGAAAATGCCTGTACTAGACCTCATTTAAGTTTCGTGATTTTTATGTCAGACTAATTTGTTCGTAGCTCCCAAGATATGACTTAATTGTTTCATGTCAAGTAAAGATAGTACAATAGTTTGGAAAATCCAAAAGCGCACGCCTCATAGCGGtcattcaaatttatttttttttacttcttactacttacttaatataataaaaatatatatagtggCGCCATAACTCTAAGAtcaggaaaaaaaatatactaaaataaatgtatatatagatatacaaatacacagtcgtattttagttttttacaaattataattaaacgacaGTACTTAGAACGCTAATATTAACTAGGAATAAGCCCAgggtataactttatataataagaaaaaaaagtattctggTACGATAACTTCTTCGACCAATTTCTCTGCCGCATACCTGGATCCATAAATACAGACTGACGGACGTCCAAgaatgattgattttaatgttattatttactatgttaaacaaaattattgttcataaaaaataccatatgtgcttgatagattatttaactcGATTTTAGTGCACTCATATTATCCTGTAAGTGTCATATTAGTGAGAAAAAAGTCATTCAAATTTCGAAAGACtgggttttttgacatgtcgagAGTAGAGCACTGCGAGGCGtgcaatacaattaataaattaaaatgacttCATAATAAAGCAAtaagcatacaaaaaaatagaaatagaaaCACAAGTGTTATaccatttacaataaatacgtTAAAGATAGTCTttgtatacaattaaataaaaaaattctcttTTTAGGGGAGCAACTTGCAGCGAAGATTGGGTAGAAGCCTGGTGGACGGGAAGGGAAGGTACAAGAGTGCCTTTAGGGCGATGGTGCGGTCTTGCCACGCCGGGACCTCTGCAATCCCCAAGGGGAGCTCTGGGGCTCCTAATTGCATTGCATACTGACTCGGAGGCTGTTGCATCTGGTTTTAAAGCAAGATATGTTTTTGAGGTGAGGTAAACTAGAAACTTTTTGTTGGATAATGTAATATACAATTTGTCACAATTTACTAAGATTTTTAatgatgaaaaattatataaatttcctTAAAGTTCTTTGAGAGTTTGAGAAAACCGAGCTACCTTTCCACCCACCATTGCAACCAAAAAACGACGAAAACCTTAAAGCGAACCTTATTctgaataaaatacaaattacaaaatgtttttttcttagtttattatttatgcctTTAGGTTTTAGTTTTGGGTAGCTtggatttgaaaaatatatacttagtaggtattcaaatttcaatgaaaattttgaatttaacaaCCTACctcatttttaaaagtaaatgagTAAATAGGtgagttttttaaattcttttattaaaaagaaatcttACAGCCCGCTAAATCGATATTCGGAGACTGCGGCGGTAACGTATCCGGCTCTCCTTGGGGTGTAGTATCATCACCTCGTTACCCTCTCCCTTATGAAGCACCAGCAAGAGGAGCAGCATCGAGGGTCTGCAACTGGTTCATAACGGCTAAGCCTGGAAGACGTCTGCTGCTTAACTTCGATCACTTTGCCGTTGAAGGCCATCTCACTGGTGAGTTAGCGATCATGATTGAAACCGATATGACTTTAGAGTAAGATTCAAAAACTAAGTCTTGACTCCGGTGCctcaaaaatgtataagatTTTAACATACGGGAGACATTGTTCACGCTAAGTCCCGTTTCTGAAtcatacttttatataaactacCTTTTGTTTTACGCAAGTAACTCTTTAATAGATTCAAATGCGAAATTTATTCATAGTTGGTAGTTGTGTGTGAGGAAATGTTCCTGCTAATTTGCATATAATCGGCTCGTTTCTTGTACCGAAatctattaaagaaaaatttatttatttttggaagGTATTGCTTGATCTTAATAGTAACAACATCGACTGACGTACAAGAAATGCTCAATGAACACACTTTTCACGTGATAATGCCTCTGTCTCgtacaaaaacattaaattgaaTGCAGTTAGTCAATATCCTAAGCATTACAAAAATAGAATtcatttacaatatattttataaatgtataattgaGAATAACGAACACCGTTTCAGAACGCGGTTGCCCCGCAGCAGTTCTTCGACTCTGGTATGAAAGTCCAGGACCTCCATTGGAGTTGTGTGGTGAAAAGGCACCTGGTGATCGGTGGCAGTATCTCTCTTCTTCCAACTCCATCAGGCTTTCGTATGTTTATCCCTTTACTTTTCTTCAGTACCGAATTCCAAAACATGAATTTACTATCAATCTGATCTGAATTATTAACgactacaaaattatttacaaaaagtttaCATGAAATATGCAAGACTAGCTTGTATTTTGTTAGTTCTTAGTAGTTATTTTGTAAGCTATCATCAATAACTACCTGAAATTATGTGATGCTTTACGTAGACCggtagatagatagatagagatTTTATTGGATTCAggtctatattaaaaaatactgaaaataaatttcaggTTTATAATAGCGGACAAGTCGGTAGGAGCTGCGGGTTGGCGGGCTGTATGGACGGAAGTGACAGTAGGTGTAGGTGAAGAGTGTCCCGAAGCGTGTGGCGGCGCGTGTCTCCCTCCTGGAGCTCTGTGCTCTGGTCTCCCACACTGCGCAGGACAGCGCAAGTCTCCACGATGTTAGTATGTTTGCACATTTACACATACACACTAGGCGCGAAGTAGTCGAGAGGGTACATTCATGGGTCTATCGTACACATGGCAGCGTCAATTGCCCGTCGCATAGCATGCAATTAAAACCATTATGGTTTTAATGATTGTAAGactatttactaataatttaaagatttcATGTTCTTTATGCGATAGTTTATTCACACACTTACAACCTTTAAGATTAAGGATAACCTTTACCTTAACTTTTAATAGAACATCAATTTCATTAACTCTTAGACCAAAtctaaaattttgtataaattacacaatttttttaaatatataatttttaattcaacaaTTAAAATGGTTGAATTAATACAATTCATACGTTGTAGCttagaatttatattttagatttccTAATATGGTATCCATTAAATTCTACTATTTACTCAttgaaacaaaacattaatttgtaaaatatttcctaaatTTAAGTCAATTTGGACGTTGTTTCATCTTTGAATGGTCACTGAAATTAGGATTATATTGGAATTAAGTTTTTTGCAACACAGGCTTTAGCACAAGTACCTAGCttgaataaatgtaaatatttttagcttaCCCGCTAAATTACAAAAAGCTAACTCGTATTAAAGTTAGCTACACTTGCATTATTGGCAAAGTCACTAAGCACAAGTATTATCTAGATTTCACCGCATATAAAGTAAActacataatgtatttttatgtataatttacctattattattaaacatgatcagttttgtaattttcttAAACATGTTTGAAGTATTTTGGTTAAGTAGACGACATTGAAAATAGAaatgatgttattttaattgaatacaCTCGattgttttagttaaaaatcatgattatgattgttttaagatattttttacacaaaaactTCATTGTACTTGTAGATATTTGTAGGTTTTGTTCTCGTACAGTCAtgtgtgtaataaataataaataaataaaatggaatAAGTTATAATAAGTAGCTCATAAGGAGTAAGCAGTACATACAAATTCCAAACAGACAATCGAAttgactttattttttttattttaacttactGCTTACTTCTGTCTTTCTCTTAAATCTTAAGCATATTGTATCTAAATGTagaacttaaataattgtttgaataACACAAAATAACGTTATATTCACAATTTCTTCTCAGTATTGACGGTTCAATGCAATCTTTGTCTCAAAGGATTACAATGTATTTCAAAGTTGTTAGGTATTTAGAACTttacacaatattattaacaatcgtTGTTGGTGAATTAGTACAATATATTGACGTTGTTGCAATAATTATCAActcttttatttgtttaaaaacgaCCCTTTCGACTTAATGTTTTCATactatttcataatattacattcataatttttgcTAAACTTTtctagtttaaattttttattcttttcttatttatactGTGATGACTCAGGATATTAGAACTAGATTGGATACTTTGATGGCGTTAATGTCAAAATTCCGATGGGACGAAGCTTGCATTGAGTCATCGCACTATGGAGCCGGGGGTACGCCGAAGAAATACTTGCAGCTATTCAATTTGATATTACTTTCACAACAATAGAAGCAAGTATTTCaacgaatttataaaattatttactagtTAAAACGATGGAAAGCATGATGTTTGAGTTCTGTCATCTTCCACGAGATATTCGTGCAAGATGGTCAGAGATATACGGTTGGCGTACCCTTGGGCTGACGCGGCGGTGTGCGCAGGCGCTGCGGCGTCGGGCCAGGCCGCGCGCCGCGCCACGCTCGCTGTTCTATTGCTTGTGCTCGCCGCCCCGCACTGACCGGGCGTTGCACACGTGAGTCTATATTTACCACCCCCTTTCGCCGCGCACATCCTCACCTTACCCCCCATTTGCTTAATAGAATATAACTTCAAGCGCGCATACTAGATAGGCTAAACTTTTTCAATGTACTTTTATtctggtccttcgagccggaaTAAAGAACAAAATTGTGCATTGTTTGTATAACTCGGTATTAAAAGCCACGGAAAAGCTTAGCTTCGCTTAACTAGATCGCTTTCTAGGCTGCGAATGACTTCACTGTTCCTTCTTCTGTCTGTCAGCTTCTTCATAACTGAGCCCAAATAAATGTTGCATGTTCTAAACTGGATtcatataaaacttttttgctaaatttaaataagctAAACAATGAAACATTTGCATAACGGTAATAGGTACCTACCCATTGGATTTTTGCTCTGAATTGCATAAATGAAtgtcttaaattatttaattcaaagagAAGCTAAATTCGTTTTCGTATTGATTCTGAATTGCTAGTAGATTTTTCTAGTGAACgataacaaagaaatatatatacaattgaaAAATCGCGATCTACTTACATAATTATTGGCAGTCCGTTATGCAATAAAAAAGCAATGTAAAACAACCTACAAACACAGTTCAAATTTGACAAAAGATTAGATATTATTCTTTGTCAATGTTGTGATAATTCATTGATAAAAGACCATTGTTGGCAAGTCGGTATTGATATGAGCAAGGGCCAAGaaagaatatatatacagGCGAAGATGCGCATCCGGCGGACAGCGACGGCAGCACAGTATGGTGGGTTGCGGGGTGCGCGGGTGGAGGGTTCGTTACGTTGGGCGTGTGTTGGCGTCGCAGGCGCAGGGTCCCTAGAGGTCCACCGCCACCACCACGCCCGCCCCCGAGACCCCTTGCTGCGAGGCTGGCAGCCCCCACGGATACAGTGTGACCGAATAcaatactttaattatatttttgttttattttacctatAGATAGGATGAGGCGAGAAATTATTGTTTCCTAAAGCAGATACCGCAGCTTCAATGCTACTGAGTCTGCTACTAGGCTAATAATAGAACCAATTTAATGCTCAAATGTGATACCTtatggcgcgtctaaacgggccatgttttgctgcaattgatggctgcaacactgtggccggcaacattgcaaacaatagcagccacactatgcaatattgcagtaatgtcccggccatatagccaaacatgttttgtatagccacatatggccgatgttgccccgatgggtggccggacgatcgctaggctatcgaattcaactgcaatattgcacagccagttctcgtgttgtttcagtcactctctttgttatggcacagtgtatccttttctacgcgacatgacgtttgctatgagtgaagtgtgcctgttgctatattctgtgttttgcgaTCAGCTGTAGTAATCTAACGTCAAATAGACGTTAGATTACTACGTAAAAATTACTGGTTTTTACATTctagtttttgaataatttattatccaGACTTATTTCTAGACTCAAATTGTCTACAGATTCACGCCTATTCAAGTAAGGTCGAATCCACAatttcttctttttctgtttcttttttaaaacaatataagctgCTGCGACAAGTGTGATTTCGTCAGCCATTGTTACCGGTTTGTGTGGCCCGTTTAGGAGTCTGCATCATGGGCCATACTATTGCAGACATATTGCAACACATTGCCCAGCCATAGATTGTTCGGCCATcagctgcattaaaatatttttcaaatggcCGGACAATTAGTTGCCAAcagtgcagccatcaattgcagcaaaacatggcccgtttagacgcgccattaaaataattattttttattttaagttaagttGTTTCTCTTTCTTTTACctatctaaaattatttttaaagagcCTGGGAGAGTATTCAGACCATAAGTTATgtcaacaattataaataacttaaccattattattatgacatttgcatgcctatttatgTACGGCTGATTGTGtggtttgttttttataataattcaatctGAATCtatcattttcatttcaaataaacgatttattatttataatacggCTGTGAAGTATATGCGACGCAGGTGCGTGCGAGCTTTCAATATCTCATTTGCGCTTTGTTAGGTTACATCTGTCCCGAACTTACACTTAAAAACGACAAAGATTCGTTCTTATATAGTAATTTGAGGGAATTATAGGTACCTACTTCTACTGTAAAACTAAGATCATGGCGTCTATGGCAGGCAATGGTTGTAACTACTTCAAAATTCTAATACATAGCAAATATCTTAGCTCTTAAAaggtcatttaatttaatgtacaATGTAAACGTGAAAGGAAACAAAGATTAATAAGGCAAACACAGTTTTGCAAATTTATTCCACATATTAAACTGATACAAGGTTGATACAAGACAGAGCTCTAACAGTATGGACATGCTATGCGGtcgaaatacaaaaaataaacgtcTAGTTACAGTACATCGATAATAAACATTGCAGAATCCTGAACTTTACAATAACTACTTCACACTAATgtattttaaaggaaaatatgtaataaaataaagcaaaaAACTAAAGCAGGAACACAGTTGGGAAATGTTATCGATTACAAGGTGTTACTATTTTAGCCGTAATTGAGTCGTCGGGTGCAATTCATTCGTCTCCGATTCATCCTCGTGTACCCTAAGTTGTAAGTTTGTCAAAAAACAACAGTCAAACtccttataatataataattactgcTAAAATACACATCACATCGCAAAATGCGTTCGcaggaataaaatatatcgaataacatgtattaaaaaaaacagacagTCGACGGGTCCGCGACCCGACGCACGGCCGCAAACAGGCAACCGCGGCCGCGCGCCCTCacaaaaaataagtatatattaaatatatacggcTAATACGACGAAAACGTAAGCATAACGGGAAACTTACATTCGAAACATTTCATAACGTCCTACTTTAAGATTTTTACGGAATCGTCGCGACACAAATCGAAAACgtgaaaatcaaataaaaaacacgaTACATAGAAAAAGTGGATCGGCCCTGCGTGCGTTTAGAGTCGGCGGCCGGCGCCCGCGGGGGCTCCCCTGCGCAGCTTGTTGTGTCTCCGGGACAGGGGCCCGCGGCGCGCGGCGGGGCGTGGGCCGGGCGGCGCCGGGCGCGGGCGCTAGCTGCTGCCGCTCACCGAATCGCCCGACACGCCCGACCCGCCCGACCCGCCCGCTCCCCACGCGCACACCCGACGCTTGCTTTCCCCCCCATTGTTCTGATGTCCCCCATCCAGTTTACGTTTACCTGCACAGGGACCAACACTGAGTTAATAAATTCCCAGTATCTTCTCAAATGTAATGGATAAGTAAAAAAGTAATCTTCAGAAGCATTCTTAAGGATTTAGGTAAAGATTTATGGAGGATAAGCTACATGGTGTGTAATTTAGAATACATCTTCAACGATACTAAATGTGTTCTATATGAAGATTATATTCAATGGATCTAATGTTGGTTTAGGAAAGGGTGAGGAAGGAAAGGAAGGGTAGTTaccaataaaaaacaaagtccAGATTACACGCAAACCATCAGACACGCtgcaatataaaaacattagaaCCTTCTTTTTCATTTCTAAAGGTAAAAGATATGTGACGCTTTAAGAATAAAAAGAATAGGCATATTAGTAAAAGTATACTCATAAGATTAATCTAgttagaataattttaattaaagttaaaagtcATGAGTAGGTACAAAATGTTatactaatttattacttttttgttattttgaaccCTTCCCTACATAaaggtttatataaaattttagtaaatCAAAGATGGGACCAAGTTAATCATGTCATGAATAACGCAAAAGTAGTTATGAGTAACCCAGATTTAAATGCTTTATTGTTTAATACGATTTACTGTACCTGGTTCGAGTTACAGTAATGATTACACCACAATAACTAAGATTACCAGAATAAGTAAcgaagaaattaattataaaccaGTTACTATACTTCTTTTTAAGCATTTGTCTATTGCAAACTGAAGAATGGACCATAACGCTGATGACAATTAAAACTtaagtagaaaaatattttttaagaattatatcAGTTTATAGTTCTGTAAAAACAACACATTGATTACAAAAAAGATAAGGATACAAGTGCGCGTATGTTCAAAATGTGTGTAAGAGAACTTTGGGACGTCATTACTCGTAGGTTAGAAGTAGTGTagaggccgatttacattatcttagtgtttaggagagtggtTTAGGATAGTAcgttagttgaaacatgtaaacgctattagctttagtaaacgctacgctaaagaacttgcctttcaagttgtactaaagcactctcctaaacactagataatgtaaatcggccttaagagcGATTATGTGGCTTCACTTACCTGGTAAACTTGGCTTGGCGCGCTGGTTGCCACGCATGGCGCTGGGCGTGCGGCGGCCACGAGCGGCGCGACGCGCACCACCACGGGCCCCAGCCGCGGCCCCGCGCCGCGCCCAACGCGCGCCCGTCCCACATGACCCAGCCCCCTGTATACGGACACATAGTCACTTCCGCGCCCAAAATCGCCCCGACTCACGGTAAACACGCGCAACTTTAACCCGAATGCACCGACACGTGTTCAACCCTCATTAGCTTTCCGTGTGTTAAAGAACCCGAAAGCTTaagtaacaattttttgtattattatagacCTGaggtacaatataataatttttaacaaaacgcgacaaaataatttcattgtaGGTACGCTACGGGACAGTttggtataaaattattttgttatttttggaGTTCGACGGTGTGTTCTAAAGTGccagtaaatttattattatgtagttttctttagattgatttagtaaatattttttactttcctactttataatacaaaatatatattcgaatcttcatttaaatacttatcagaatttttttatataataacatatgtataattttagctagtctattgataatattatcaagAAAACGTGTCAATATTTAACAGTTTATTATCGTGTCTAGTGATAGGGGCGTTGCGCAAGTTACGAAGATAACAAACGTGAGTAGGGCGTGGACGTTGAGCGACAAGCTAACATCCTCAGTTACCATAAATAACAACTAACTACTTTTACATAGTAACATAAATATTGCTACCGCGGTAACTGTGAATgtgtaaactaaaatatacgcCATGCAGCGTAATTTCTAGAATAGAGAATCCTATATCTAAGTATGCCGCTATATAAGAAGACTTTTCACTAACTACATTGTATCGCAACATTCCTAACTCAAAAGAAAATGAGCATTACTCGTCATGCATTCAAACTTGAGCAAAAGACAAATCAGGTACAAGCTCTACCACTAACTACCCGTGTGAATAAACAACTCAAAACCTGTTCTGTTGCTGTTCGATTGAACAAAGCCCAAACAATGGGTTAGGACAGGTTTTTGGCAGAGAGAGAATCCGGACAGCATCAAAACAGCCGAGAGAGTTTAATCAAACATCGATATGAGTCACATGGTACCTGAATGTCTCCGGCTATATCGTAGTAAAGCGTGTTGTGGCCGATAGCATCGTCGTCCTGAGGTTACCAAGCGTGTCATTATCTTCGATAAATTCGTCTACTCGAGCATTTCGATCTCGACATTCAGGGGATGCGGGGGGCCAAGCTCCGAGCGTGTTAACGGGTTAGTAACAAAGCGGGGCGAAGCGCTAATGGGGGATAAAGCGCTGGATGATGTTAAGCGGGGCGAAATAACTGTAACTGTCGGCTCGAGACGGGCGAAACGCTAACGCATTGCCAAAACCAGTAAAGTAAGATTGTCGGCACAATTATAgtaatacatcatttataTCGAGGTGCGTTTCCCCAGTAACTAGAGCTTCTAACGGCTATAACTTTTTCTATGGGTATATCTAAACGAATAACTAAGGTATAACGCAACCCGGATATAATAATGCGTAAGCGTTAGTCGGAGTGGCCTCAGCCGTGCAGACCTGATGGTGCGATCGGCCGTTGCCACTCCGGCAAACTACTTGCCCGGTTTATATTACGATCGCGTTGGACTTTGCTTGACGTTAAATCGAAACGCACCCATCCAGAGCGGTTAGACGAAGGTAACTAATCGTGTAACCGCGCGAAAGGATGTGCTCAAATCGCCACGAGAGTCCAGTGAGCGTGAGGCGGTCCACCGTCGCCATCGATCACCACCGTCAGGCCTACACACTACCGTCTTTACCGAGTCACTGACTCCATTCTAGGATGGgttcaacaaaaaaaaaaaacaaaagtgaagatgaaaaaaaaaattttgcaaATCAAAACCGAAACGGATGAGTACAGCGTCTAGTGACtagtataatattagttaGTGTGTGTGGGACCCACCGGTTGCGCTCTGTTGGGAGGCTGGCGAACGGCGGACGGTTGCGGTGGCCCCGCGTAATCAAAATAGAACTCATCGTACCGGTAAAATGGCTCATTGTAGCCACCTCGGTAATCCCCGTACCCGTAATAGTCGTAATCATAATCTATAAACACACAACACAAGGCCTTTTAGAGGCTAAGCTAAACTAACGCTAACTTACAAGCTACGGCGGCAGCGCCGCTCGCTCGGTACATACGACTCTCCGGCTCCATAGCGACACACCTTTACGCTTCAAGCGTATTGGACACACGAAAAAAACATGCATCGTCAATCTATTTAGTTATTGTGACGAAAAATTAATGGAGATTGTATCCATGTTTGTCGAAGCCACCACCAATACCTAGACTGAAAGCGATGTAAACATAATGATCGATTAGATTCATTGACATCAGCCTGGGTGAACAATGAGCATGCGttgttaaaatgttattacattGGACAATATGGCGCCCTTCCCTGATTTAACCTCATTTACTAAACTCCGAAACCATGCAAGAACCTAATCCTAGCTTCTTATTACTAGCCTATTTAGCGACGTTGTTAATTTTGACTATATAGCCTAGTGCGagtttaataacaatacaaaTACTCAAGGCTATACCGTCAAAACAGATTTGTTAGTAGGGGATAAGTAGCAGCCTGCATGAGTGCGCGTAACCACACTGTGAACGTATTGTTACTGTGTGTGAAGGATTTTGCCTCCTTTCACCAGAGTGCTTGAATTGTGCTTAGTAAAGAGTAGGTTGATATTTTGTtagatgtaataaaattaaaaaaaaaactgtacatataaaatatcgtCTAATATTTCTTCAAGAGTTTCTTCATTATTAGGTACCTAGTCCTGTTGTATATCTAGAATATAATGTGcaattgatttagtttttttatccTTATTGCAATAATGGTATGCAAGAATATTCGAATTCAAAACAACTTTCGAAACGAGTTTGaaggtaattaaaatattcttcaaTGAAATGGGTCACAGCTGCTCGCTGATTCGCGTCGTTATTGACTATTTCACACCTGTCAGGTGTTTCCTGTACATGTTATTCCCACCAGCTGTTTTCGCGTCGTGAATTTGGTAAAAACAACAacactaataaaattaactgtaaatataaaaaacatcaaCCTACTCTCCAATTGTAGGACAGCACTTTTTCtagatttaaaatagaaaGAGCTCTGTCCTGTACGTGTATTTGTATAGTTTATTGACGCCTTCTAAatccaataaaaattattcaagttCTTAATGTCGGTCGTTATGTATTCtgtaataaagtatactacGGCAATGCACTCTGTAGTAAAGAAAGTGTCAAGACTATAACATGTATTTGCCAACCTTATGGTGATAGAAATAAGGTCGAGTTAAATGCAGCGCCCCGCCCGTAACTGGGATTGCATAATGCATTGGTGATGACTTTCTATTGGTCGTATctttttttaggtttaaatAAGAGAGTGGGAGTTATGTATCTAATATGATGCGTTGATTGGTGTTTTTGTATGGTAGCCATTATGCATGACTTAACGTTGTTAATAGATAAACCCATGAATTCtttactattatataatgtaaGATAGAACGGGTTTGATATATATGAATAAGACatttttagtgttttttttttttaatattatactaagtgtgtattttaatttactggaAAATACGTAGACAGCTGATTGTAAATAGAAAAACGCGTAGTGACTAACTTATATAGATAAACT
The Pieris napi chromosome 17, ilPieNapi1.2, whole genome shotgun sequence DNA segment above includes these coding regions:
- the LOC125057874 gene encoding tolloid-like protein 2 isoform X4, whose amino-acid sequence is MHEYMDIYSEMSSLETGELVNSAFGGRYCGPIPPRRRVSLHRAVALAFFTDHTYTPSTLFHGSYRFINATEFEVGTPIPNTLCSYVIDVGKRKTGLLVSPTYPGIYPKDITCNYQFVGQPGQRIRLEFRDFDLFFGGPHCPFDWVRVYDGPDNTSAIIGTYCGQQRNLVLYSSDERLLVTFFTLPRAANTQNRGFKGIFEFSESFVKLDFISKHDAEHIRGSECDQKILSKKESSGFVYHPNYPFPYIQKVVCRYFIYGMQDSQNLERVRLEFQNFSIPKNISNPDTCSDGYLKVYLRGQEATDSYDKHDAELCGDGDIIPSFPPPLLSDGPRLVLVFSSGELQGRGFKAKYTFETEYRVPGTAAPGGLCAFTYRSEAKKRGEFNSPRYPSNYPSYTNCTYTLVATPNEQVTVVFDHFKVRADAWNATAGLYGGATCSEDWVEAWWTGREGTRVPLGRWCGLATPGPLQSPRGALGLLIALHTDSEAVASGFKARYVFEPAKSIFGDCGGNVSGSPWGVVSSPRYPLPYEAPARGAASRVCNWFITAKPGRRLLLNFDHFAVEGHLTERGCPAAVLRLWYESPGPPLELCGEKAPGDRWQYLSSSNSIRLSFIIADKSVGAAGWRAVWTEVTVGVGEECPEACGGACLPPGALCSGLPHCAGQRKSPRCEDAHPADSDGSTVWWVAGCAGGGFVTLGVCWRRRRRVPRGPPPPPRPPPRPLAARLAAPTDTV